The following are from one region of the Verrucomicrobiota bacterium genome:
- the lpxK gene encoding tetraacyldisaccharide 4'-kinase — MRESFRAWTEATETFVLEVILEERRGKRAAILRTCLLGLSKLFQLAVKARRFLYNVRILRDSTLGVQVIAIGNLTVGGTGKTPVVEKFARELKDAGRTVAILSRGYRSKPPPLSKRLLDKFLFREESTPPRVVSDGKSLLLNSETAGDEPYMLASNLRDVVVLVDKDRVKSGRYAIEKFGCDTLLLDDGFQYWKLRGRRHDVVLVDCQQPFGNERLLPRGTLREPPSHLARANTIFITKSDGNTHALRRRIEEFNPTAGIIECTHHPLYLEDVFSGEQVKLDFLKGRKVASLSGIAQPESFEKSLVTLGGELVYSKRFADHHRFTQQEVLNAINRSKKRQAAAIITTQKDAVRFPKIDRRDLPIYFMRVEIKILSGADGFRDCVDKICFR, encoded by the coding sequence ATGCGCGAATCATTTCGGGCGTGGACGGAAGCCACCGAGACGTTTGTTCTCGAAGTCATCCTGGAAGAGCGGCGCGGCAAGCGCGCGGCGATCCTGCGCACGTGTCTGCTCGGCTTGTCCAAGCTGTTTCAACTCGCCGTCAAAGCCCGCCGGTTTCTTTACAACGTCCGTATCCTGCGCGACTCCACGCTCGGCGTGCAGGTCATCGCCATTGGCAATCTCACCGTCGGCGGCACCGGCAAAACGCCCGTCGTGGAAAAATTCGCGCGCGAACTCAAGGACGCCGGGCGCACCGTGGCCATTCTCTCGCGCGGTTACCGTTCCAAGCCTCCGCCGCTGAGCAAACGGCTGCTCGACAAATTTCTGTTCCGCGAAGAAAGCACACCGCCGCGCGTCGTCTCGGACGGCAAATCGTTGCTGCTCAATTCCGAGACCGCCGGGGACGAGCCGTACATGCTGGCGTCCAATCTGAGGGACGTGGTGGTGCTGGTGGACAAAGACCGCGTCAAAAGCGGCCGTTACGCCATCGAGAAATTCGGCTGCGACACGTTGCTGCTCGACGACGGATTTCAATACTGGAAATTGCGCGGTCGGCGGCACGACGTGGTGTTGGTGGATTGCCAGCAGCCCTTTGGCAATGAGCGGTTGCTGCCGCGCGGCACATTGCGTGAACCGCCGTCGCACCTGGCCCGCGCCAACACGATTTTCATCACCAAGAGCGACGGGAACACGCACGCGCTGCGCCGGCGAATCGAAGAATTCAATCCGACCGCCGGCATCATCGAATGCACCCATCATCCGCTCTATCTGGAAGATGTTTTTTCCGGAGAACAGGTGAAGTTAGACTTTCTCAAAGGGCGGAAAGTGGCTTCGCTCAGCGGAATCGCCCAGCCGGAAAGCTTCGAGAAAAGTCTGGTGACGTTGGGTGGCGAATTGGTTTACTCGAAGCGCTTTGCCGACCACCATCGCTTCACGCAACAGGAAGTGCTCAACGCCATCAATCGCAGCAAGAAACGTCAGGCCGCCGCCATCATCACCACGCAAAAGGACGCCGTGCGCTTTCCCAAGATCGACCGGCGCGACCTGCCCATATACTTCATGCGAGTGGAAATCAAAATCCTGAGCGGCGCCGACGGTTTTCGCGATTGCGTGGACAAAATCTGCTTCCGCTAA
- a CDS encoding prepilin-type N-terminal cleavage/methylation domain-containing protein, whose amino-acid sequence MKATRSHARRGCAAGFTLIELLVVIAIIAILAGLLLPALGKAKAKAQQIGCLNNYRQLQLCWQMYCDDHGDALPANEALVTSARAGLSVGANSWLQGNAWTDTTLTNIQRGVMFNYNQSVNIYKCPTDRSTVRDQGQIPRTRSVSMNMYMNVRGDPTDSDFKRCWHKLAQIRNPGPTKAIVFIDENEKSIQQSAFGINAPDQWWLFGTTLWTWISFPATRHNNGGTFTFADGHAEAWHWMEPNTMRISGLNTWTVLQPAANNGDRDLGRLFRAVPEKVPIF is encoded by the coding sequence ATGAAAGCGACAAGAAGCCACGCCCGCCGTGGCTGCGCTGCCGGTTTCACTTTGATTGAACTGCTGGTCGTCATCGCCATTATTGCCATCCTCGCCGGACTGTTGTTGCCCGCTCTGGGGAAGGCCAAAGCCAAGGCGCAGCAGATCGGGTGTCTCAACAACTACCGCCAGCTCCAACTCTGCTGGCAGATGTACTGCGACGATCACGGTGACGCGCTCCCCGCCAATGAAGCGCTCGTGACCTCGGCGCGCGCAGGCTTGAGTGTGGGAGCCAACTCCTGGTTGCAGGGCAACGCCTGGACCGACACCACACTGACGAACATCCAACGGGGTGTGATGTTCAATTACAACCAATCCGTCAACATCTACAAGTGCCCGACCGATCGCTCCACCGTTCGCGACCAGGGCCAGATTCCGCGCACTCGCAGTGTGTCCATGAACATGTACATGAACGTGCGCGGGGATCCGACGGACTCTGACTTCAAAAGGTGCTGGCACAAGCTGGCGCAGATTCGCAACCCTGGCCCCACCAAGGCCATCGTTTTCATCGACGAAAACGAAAAGAGCATCCAGCAGAGCGCGTTCGGCATCAACGCGCCGGATCAGTGGTGGCTCTTTGGAACGACGCTCTGGACCTGGATCAGCTTCCCCGCCACGCGGCATAATAACGGCGGCACGTTCACGTTTGCCGACGGTCATGCCGAGGCCTGGCACTGGATGGAACCCAACACGATGCGGATCTCCGGTTTGAACACCTGGACCGTGCTGCAACCGGCCGCCAACAACGGCGACCGTGACCTCGGTCGTCTGTTCAGAGCCGTGCCCGAGAAGGTGCCGATCTTCTGA
- a CDS encoding DUF1501 domain-containing protein has protein sequence MEHHKPNLEHLALTRRDFLHRCGMGMGALSLASLFGGFPTPSAHAADFGTSPLAPKTPQFPAKAKRVIHIFANGGPSHVDTFDPKPALEKYVGKLLPMENLKTERKTGAGFPSPYQFNKYGQSGIEVSELFPTVAESIDDIAVIRSMHADVPNHEPSLMLMNCGEARLVRPSLGSWVTYGLGSVNQNLPGFIAMCPRGYPIQESQNWQSGFLPGVYQGTYIDTQHTQIEKLIEHIKNNYVSLPEQRAQLDLLHTLNETHRQKRSEDAQLEARIQSFELAYRMQLDATDAFDITREPEHIRKMYGEGTQARQILIARRLLERGVRFIQVWHGEGQPWDSHDDIEINHRRLAKECDQGIGALLKDLKQRGMLEDTLVIWGGEFGRTPTVELPTPGANAGKINGRDHNHHGFTMWMAGGGVRGGYVHGATDEYGFQAVENKVHVHDLHATILALLGFDHEKLTFRHSGRDFRLTDVHGHVVNELIT, from the coding sequence ATGGAACATCACAAACCGAATCTTGAGCACCTGGCTTTGACCCGCCGCGATTTTCTTCATCGCTGCGGTATGGGCATGGGGGCACTCAGTTTGGCCAGTCTTTTCGGCGGTTTCCCAACCCCTTCCGCTCATGCCGCCGACTTCGGCACGTCACCCCTCGCGCCCAAAACACCGCAGTTCCCAGCCAAGGCCAAACGCGTCATCCACATATTCGCCAACGGCGGCCCGTCGCATGTCGATACGTTTGATCCCAAGCCGGCCTTGGAAAAATACGTCGGCAAGTTGCTGCCGATGGAAAATTTGAAGACTGAGCGCAAGACCGGCGCGGGATTTCCGTCGCCCTACCAATTCAACAAATACGGCCAAAGCGGGATTGAAGTGAGTGAACTTTTCCCGACGGTGGCCGAAAGCATCGATGACATCGCGGTAATCCGGTCGATGCACGCCGATGTTCCCAATCACGAACCGTCGCTCATGCTGATGAATTGCGGAGAGGCGCGCTTGGTGCGTCCCAGTCTGGGTTCATGGGTGACTTACGGTCTCGGCAGCGTGAACCAGAATCTTCCCGGCTTCATAGCCATGTGCCCGCGAGGCTATCCAATCCAGGAATCACAGAACTGGCAATCCGGCTTTTTGCCCGGCGTCTATCAGGGCACTTACATTGACACCCAGCACACCCAGATCGAGAAACTCATCGAGCACATCAAGAACAACTATGTCTCGCTCCCAGAACAGCGCGCCCAACTCGACCTCTTGCACACGCTCAACGAAACTCATCGCCAGAAACGCAGCGAAGATGCGCAACTCGAGGCGCGCATCCAGTCGTTCGAACTAGCTTACCGGATGCAATTGGACGCGACCGATGCCTTCGACATCACGCGCGAGCCGGAACACATCCGCAAAATGTATGGCGAAGGGACGCAAGCGCGGCAGATTCTCATCGCCCGCCGGTTGCTCGAACGCGGGGTGCGCTTCATCCAGGTCTGGCACGGCGAAGGTCAGCCGTGGGACAGCCACGACGACATCGAAATCAACCATCGTCGCCTCGCCAAGGAGTGTGATCAAGGCATCGGCGCGCTCTTAAAGGATTTGAAGCAACGCGGCATGTTGGAGGATACGCTCGTAATTTGGGGCGGAGAATTTGGTCGCACGCCAACTGTGGAATTGCCGACGCCCGGCGCAAACGCCGGCAAAATCAATGGCCGCGACCACAATCATCACGGCTTCACGATGTGGATGGCGGGCGGTGGCGTGCGTGGTGGTTACGTTCACGGCGCGACAGACGAATACGGTTTTCAAGCGGTCGAAAACAAAGTCCACGTCCACGATCTGCACGCCACGATTCTTGCGCTGCTTGGTTTCGACCACGAGAAGCTGACTTTCCGGCATTCCGGTCGCGACTTTCGGCTCACCGATGTTCACGGGCATGTGGTCAACGAACTCATCACTTGA
- the waaF gene encoding lipopolysaccharide heptosyltransferase II encodes MTSRPERLLVRGVNWLGDAVMTTPALLRLRERFPQTHITLLTPAKLRDLWRQHPAINEVNSFGAGESLFSVSRKLRAGNFDMALVLPNSPRSALEVWLAGIPNRVGYAANWRSWLLTQPIPPRPGAVPMQKRSPSEIKQLINSTSASDHHASRITHHDPAHHLHQYLHLAAALGANPEPLTPQLFVAPEEVAAARKKCGLAEIAQPAFGLSPGAEYGPAKRWPRERFVTAAREIQRRTNCRWLIFGGNADVELAGQIAAEITPRASRLTPALNLAGKTSLGELMALLKTCRVLLTNDSGPMHVAAALGTPVVVTFGSTSPELTGPGLPGDPRHHLLSAHVPCSPCYRRSCPIDFRCMNGINVAQVVEAVLQVAPPRLS; translated from the coding sequence ATGACTTCGCGTCCCGAACGGTTGCTCGTGCGCGGCGTCAACTGGCTGGGCGACGCGGTGATGACGACACCGGCGCTGCTGCGATTGCGCGAGCGGTTCCCCCAAACGCACATCACGCTGCTGACGCCGGCGAAACTGCGCGATCTCTGGCGACAACATCCGGCCATCAACGAAGTCAATTCTTTTGGGGCGGGCGAGAGTTTGTTTTCCGTGAGCCGCAAGCTTCGCGCAGGGAATTTCGACATGGCTCTCGTGCTGCCAAACTCGCCGCGTTCCGCGCTGGAAGTCTGGCTCGCTGGCATTCCCAACCGTGTCGGCTACGCAGCCAATTGGCGAAGCTGGCTGTTGACCCAACCCATTCCTCCGCGTCCCGGCGCTGTGCCAATGCAGAAGCGTTCTCCAAGCGAAATTAAACAATTGATCAACTCCACCTCCGCCAGTGACCATCACGCATCACGCATCACGCATCACGATCCGGCTCATCATCTCCACCAGTATCTTCATCTCGCCGCCGCGCTTGGTGCGAACCCGGAGCCACTCACACCGCAATTGTTCGTCGCGCCGGAAGAAGTCGCAGCCGCGCGGAAAAAATGTGGACTCGCTGAAATTGCACAACCAGCGTTTGGCTTGAGTCCGGGTGCCGAATACGGCCCGGCCAAACGCTGGCCGCGCGAACGTTTCGTCACCGCCGCGCGTGAAATTCAGCGGCGCACGAATTGCCGCTGGTTGATTTTCGGCGGCAACGCCGATGTGGAACTTGCCGGCCAGATCGCCGCCGAAATCACGCCTCGCGCCTCACGCCTCACGCCGGCACTGAACCTGGCCGGCAAAACCTCTTTGGGCGAGTTGATGGCGCTGCTGAAGACTTGCCGGGTCCTCCTCACCAACGACAGCGGCCCAATGCACGTCGCCGCCGCGTTGGGGACTCCAGTGGTGGTGACCTTCGGCAGCACCTCGCCGGAATTGACTGGTCCGGGCTTGCCCGGCGACCCGCGACATCATTTGCTCTCCGCCCACGTTCCTTGTTCTCCTTGCTATCGGCGCTCGTGCCCCATCGACTTCCGTTGCATGAACGGCATCAACGTGGCGCAAGTCGTCGAGGCGGTTTTGCAAGTTGCCCCGCCCCGATTGTCTTAG
- the ruvB gene encoding Holliday junction branch migration DNA helicase RuvB: protein MAERPVSTLNKPDVALEMTLRPSLFSEFTGQAKVKERLEIAVAAARQRGEALDHILLNGPPGLGKTTLANILAKAMGANLKSTSGPTIEKAGDLAGLLTNLEEGDVLFIDEIHRLQKTIEEYLYPAMEDFKLDIIIDQGPNARSVRLNLPRFTLIGATTRSGLLTAPLLTRFAVRERLDYYHADQLQTIIVRSARLLNVEVEDAGAHEIARRSRGTPRIANNLLRRVRDYAQVKHDGRITADVADKALAMLEIDQNGLDEMDKRILETIIVKFGGGPVGVGSLSVAVGEEPDTLEEVYEPYLIMEGYLNRTPQGRVATELSYKKLGLKALKGNQQGLL, encoded by the coding sequence ATGGCTGAGCGACCGGTTTCTACTTTGAACAAACCCGACGTTGCGTTGGAGATGACGCTGCGCCCTTCCCTCTTTTCCGAATTCACCGGCCAGGCCAAGGTCAAGGAGCGACTGGAAATCGCCGTCGCCGCCGCCCGGCAACGCGGCGAAGCACTCGACCATATCCTGCTCAACGGCCCGCCCGGCTTGGGCAAAACCACGCTCGCCAATATCCTCGCCAAGGCGATGGGCGCAAATCTCAAAAGCACCAGCGGCCCGACCATCGAAAAGGCGGGCGACCTTGCCGGCTTGCTCACCAATCTCGAAGAGGGTGACGTGCTGTTCATCGACGAAATCCATCGGTTGCAAAAAACCATCGAGGAATATCTTTATCCGGCGATGGAAGATTTCAAGTTGGACATCATCATCGATCAAGGCCCGAACGCCCGAAGTGTGCGGCTCAACCTGCCGCGCTTCACGCTCATTGGCGCAACGACGCGCAGCGGATTGCTCACCGCGCCGTTGCTGACGCGCTTTGCCGTGCGCGAGCGGCTCGATTATTACCACGCCGATCAATTGCAAACGATCATCGTCCGCTCGGCGCGCCTGTTGAACGTCGAGGTTGAAGACGCCGGTGCGCACGAAATCGCCCGGCGCAGTCGCGGCACGCCGCGCATCGCGAACAACCTGCTTCGTCGCGTCCGCGATTATGCCCAGGTCAAACACGATGGCCGCATCACCGCCGACGTCGCGGACAAGGCGCTCGCGATGCTTGAAATCGATCAGAATGGTCTCGATGAAATGGACAAGCGCATCCTCGAAACCATTATCGTGAAATTTGGTGGCGGACCGGTGGGTGTTGGTTCGCTCTCGGTTGCAGTTGGCGAAGAGCCGGACACACTCGAAGAAGTCTATGAGCCGTATCTCATCATGGAGGGTTATCTGAATCGCACGCCGCAAGGCCGTGTCGCCACGGAATTGAGTTACAAGAAACTCGGCTTGAAAGCGCTGAAAGGAAACCAGCAGGGCTTGCTCTGA
- a CDS encoding deoxyhypusine synthase, with protein sequence MSKRRSTRFAAYPRLNPLGVGKNVSAADLIDQTFLAYNGGRVREAARLLTEKMLPKDGFIGMSLTGALTPAGLGKSCLIPLMKAGFIDWIVSTGANLYHDLHYGLDMKLYAGSPFLDDVELHRDGVIRIYDVLFDYHVLLDTDAFVREVIQGAEFQRPMGTDEFHYLLGKYVCERGKKLRLNDSSVLATAYESGIPIFTSSPGDSSIGMNVAAMALRDSKLQFDVNRDVNQTAAIVYDAKSTGHKSSVFILGGGSPKNFMLQTEPQIQEVMGIPEKGHDYFLQCTDARPDTGGLSGATPAEAVSWGKVDPDTLPDCVVAYVDSTISLPLLTAYCLSRVKPRRLKRLYDRRDELLDRVRSLYLKMGTVSKIKTSRKIAKRASSAGLKKR encoded by the coding sequence ATGAGTAAAAGACGTTCCACCAGGTTTGCGGCGTATCCAAGATTGAATCCCCTGGGCGTCGGAAAAAACGTTTCCGCCGCCGACCTGATCGACCAGACGTTCCTTGCATACAACGGCGGGCGCGTGCGTGAAGCGGCCAGGTTGCTCACTGAAAAAATGCTGCCAAAGGATGGCTTCATCGGCATGAGTTTGACCGGGGCGCTCACTCCCGCAGGCCTTGGTAAATCGTGTTTGATTCCCCTGATGAAGGCCGGCTTCATTGATTGGATCGTCTCCACCGGCGCGAATCTTTATCACGATCTGCACTACGGTCTCGACATGAAACTCTATGCGGGCTCGCCGTTCCTGGACGACGTGGAACTGCATCGCGACGGCGTCATTCGCATCTACGACGTGCTCTTCGACTATCATGTGTTGCTCGACACCGACGCGTTTGTCCGCGAAGTCATCCAGGGCGCGGAGTTCCAACGCCCAATGGGAACGGATGAATTTCACTATCTGCTCGGCAAATATGTTTGCGAACGCGGCAAGAAACTGAGGCTCAATGACAGTTCCGTCCTCGCCACGGCTTACGAATCCGGCATCCCCATCTTCACCAGCAGTCCGGGTGACAGTTCCATCGGCATGAATGTCGCCGCGATGGCGCTCCGCGATTCCAAGTTGCAGTTCGACGTGAACCGCGACGTGAACCAGACCGCGGCAATCGTGTATGATGCGAAATCGACCGGCCACAAATCGAGCGTGTTCATCCTGGGCGGGGGTTCACCAAAGAACTTCATGCTCCAGACCGAGCCGCAAATCCAGGAAGTGATGGGCATCCCCGAAAAAGGGCATGACTATTTTCTCCAGTGCACGGACGCTCGTCCCGACACCGGCGGGCTGAGCGGAGCGACGCCTGCGGAAGCCGTGAGCTGGGGCAAGGTCGATCCCGACACGCTGCCGGATTGCGTCGTCGCCTACGTCGATTCCACCATCTCGCTGCCATTGCTCACCGCTTACTGTCTGAGCCGCGTCAAGCCTCGCAGATTGAAAAGGCTTTATGATCGACGGGACGAGTTATTGGACCGGGTCAGATCGCTCTACTTGAAAATGGGAACGGTGAGCAAAATCAAGACGAGCCGGAAGATTGCGAAGCGCGCCAGCAGTGCGGGTCTGAAGAAGCGTTAG
- a CDS encoding biopolymer transporter ExbD has protein sequence MRRFSQRSHLVTLSEINITPLLDLAFVLLIIFVITTPLLTQGLELKLPKGGKPDRSFRKEDFRTVEVGPNFYLLEGKKFSLAQVDSELTKEHQANPNLVVLVYADKSRPWDLVFQLQDLCATRGITVSLRSEPKGKR, from the coding sequence ATGCGCCGCTTTTCTCAACGCAGTCATTTGGTTACGCTCAGCGAGATCAATATCACGCCGTTGCTCGACCTCGCGTTTGTGCTGTTGATCATCTTCGTCATCACGACTCCTTTGCTGACGCAGGGTTTGGAACTGAAGCTGCCAAAGGGCGGCAAACCCGATCGTTCATTTCGCAAGGAGGATTTTCGTACTGTGGAAGTGGGGCCAAATTTCTATTTGCTGGAAGGGAAAAAGTTTTCGCTCGCCCAGGTGGATTCCGAGTTGACCAAGGAACACCAGGCAAATCCCAACTTGGTTGTACTCGTCTACGCAGACAAGAGCAGACCGTGGGATTTGGTGTTCCAATTGCAGGACCTTTGCGCCACACGCGGCATCACCGTTTCACTTCGTTCTGAGCCGAAAGGAAAACGATGA
- a CDS encoding pseudouridine synthase, whose product MLIAFNKPYGVISQFTRDGSTNRTLAEFGFPENVYPIGRLDADSEGLLLLSDESELNERLLHPRHAHEREYWAQVERIPTPEALQMLQKGVVIQGRKALPCRAWLIDPQPIVVGDDVRRLKHAEEKSEPPHVVSYHSEEEAMPARLPPRDPPIRFRKNVPTCWIGLELIEGKNRQVRRMTAVIGHPTLRLVRVRIGGLGLENLPVGEWKILKADERTLAEAE is encoded by the coding sequence ATGCTGATCGCGTTTAACAAACCTTACGGAGTCATTTCCCAATTCACGCGGGACGGCTCGACCAACCGCACGCTGGCCGAGTTTGGTTTTCCAGAAAATGTTTATCCCATTGGCCGGCTGGATGCGGATTCGGAAGGGTTGCTGTTGTTGAGTGACGAGTCGGAATTGAACGAGCGGCTCTTGCATCCGCGCCACGCCCACGAACGCGAGTACTGGGCGCAAGTCGAGCGCATTCCAACGCCGGAGGCTTTGCAGATGCTTCAGAAGGGAGTTGTGATTCAAGGCCGAAAGGCGTTGCCCTGCCGTGCGTGGCTGATCGACCCGCAGCCAATAGTGGTAGGAGACGACGTAAGGAGACTCAAACATGCCGAAGAGAAGTCAGAGCCTCCTCACGTCGTCTCCTACCATTCGGAGGAAGAAGCCATGCCGGCAAGACTCCCGCCTCGTGACCCGCCCATCCGCTTTCGCAAAAATGTGCCGACGTGCTGGATCGGATTGGAATTGATCGAGGGGAAGAATCGTCAGGTGCGCCGCATGACGGCGGTCATCGGCCATCCGACGTTGCGACTCGTGCGCGTGAGAATTGGCGGCTTGGGCTTGGAAAATCTGCCGGTGGGGGAATGGAAGATTCTCAAAGCTGATGAACGGACACTCGCGGAAGCGGAATGA
- a CDS encoding TonB family protein, whose translation MNRLQKKCFVASAALHSLLFVILLVGPAFLSRKNVANDMPVLDVIPSKLVDELMSGGGNPTAQPPPPAPPPEAVKPQPQPEKFVKPEPQPIEPPKMAKPETIPDEKPTRKPLPQVSTKLIDRSNLDPKAKEQAKAEAQAKARAEAARRAAEFKTALRSLKDGLSSSTTVEMPGPGGEAYANYAQVVKSVYEQAWIAPDDVTDESATTKVSVTIDRSGTVISARIIRDSANGSVDKSVQATLHRVKFVAPFPAGAKEQQRTFMINFNLKAKRLLG comes from the coding sequence ATGAACCGATTGCAAAAAAAATGCTTTGTCGCATCGGCGGCGCTGCACTCGCTGCTGTTTGTGATCTTGCTGGTGGGACCGGCGTTCCTGTCGCGGAAAAACGTGGCGAATGACATGCCCGTGCTGGATGTCATCCCTTCCAAACTGGTGGATGAACTGATGTCCGGCGGCGGGAATCCAACCGCCCAACCGCCGCCGCCCGCTCCGCCACCCGAGGCGGTTAAACCGCAACCGCAACCGGAAAAGTTCGTGAAACCGGAACCCCAACCAATAGAGCCGCCCAAGATGGCCAAACCTGAAACCATCCCGGACGAGAAGCCCACCCGCAAACCGCTGCCGCAGGTCAGCACCAAATTGATTGATCGCTCCAACCTCGATCCAAAGGCCAAAGAACAAGCCAAAGCCGAGGCGCAAGCCAAGGCTCGCGCCGAAGCCGCCAGAAGAGCCGCCGAGTTCAAAACCGCACTCCGCAGCCTCAAAGATGGGTTGTCCTCCAGCACGACCGTTGAAATGCCTGGCCCCGGCGGTGAAGCCTACGCCAACTACGCCCAGGTCGTGAAGAGCGTCTATGAACAGGCGTGGATCGCGCCCGACGATGTGACCGATGAAAGCGCCACCACCAAGGTGAGCGTCACAATTGACCGCAGCGGGACAGTAATTTCCGCGCGCATCATCCGCGATTCCGCAAATGGCTCAGTCGATAAATCGGTTCAAGCAACCTTACACCGCGTCAAGTTCGTCGCGCCGTTCCCGGCAGGCGCCAAGGAGCAGCAGCGCACCTTCATGATCAATTTTAACCTCAAAGCCAAACGATTACTCGGATGA
- a CDS encoding MotA/TolQ/ExbB proton channel family protein, protein MNAPFLLAAAVARTDKAELLYVIEQATPEGKGVIVCLLLFSVLAWSVMFQKAFQMRRAKKLNLYFNTEFRTQKNVLAVFDRRLQVDGCPLFMVYQAGSLELDARLKDGSDEGRKKHVTLKSMEHVKRSLENTVAQESLKLESGLILLAIAVSGAPFLGLLGTVWGVMSTFGHIAQQGSATMAAMAPGVAAALITTVAGLLVAIPSMFGYNWLVHNLRVMTVELDNFAQELVSKIETEYLKDEE, encoded by the coding sequence ATGAATGCACCGTTTCTCCTAGCTGCCGCCGTTGCCAGAACAGATAAAGCAGAACTGCTTTATGTGATCGAGCAAGCTACACCCGAGGGCAAGGGTGTCATCGTCTGCCTGCTACTCTTCTCCGTGCTTGCCTGGTCCGTGATGTTCCAGAAGGCGTTCCAGATGCGGCGCGCCAAGAAACTCAATCTTTACTTCAACACCGAATTCCGCACGCAGAAAAATGTGCTGGCCGTTTTCGACCGCCGTCTCCAGGTGGACGGTTGTCCGCTCTTCATGGTGTATCAGGCCGGCAGCTTGGAACTGGACGCGCGTCTAAAAGACGGCTCCGATGAAGGCAGGAAAAAACACGTTACGCTCAAAAGCATGGAGCACGTCAAACGTTCACTGGAAAACACGGTCGCTCAGGAATCGCTCAAGCTGGAGTCGGGTTTGATTCTGCTCGCGATTGCCGTGAGTGGCGCACCGTTCCTCGGATTGCTCGGCACCGTGTGGGGCGTCATGAGCACGTTCGGCCACATCGCCCAGCAAGGCAGCGCCACGATGGCCGCGATGGCCCCCGGTGTGGCCGCGGCGCTCATCACGACCGTGGCCGGATTGCTCGTCGCCATCCCGTCCATGTTCGGTTACAACTGGTTGGTGCATAATCTGCGTGTAATGACGGTCGAGCTGGACAACTTTGCGCAGGAACTGGTTTCAAAAATTGAGACGGAATATTTGAAAGACGAGGAGTAA
- a CDS encoding type II secretion system protein, producing MPTKTSAGRNAEPRRASRFLAFAFTLIELLVVIAIIAILAGLLLPVLSKAKEKARGLQCLSNMKQLTLAWIMYADDHGGNLVTNDLTATGSGWVRGILDYNGGNPDNTNTVFLTDPQYAKLAPYTAKTAGIYKCPSDKSTVTIKGVRYPRVRSISMSQAMNSRDDWMSYLTGAKYRVFRKLTDIDKMGHAKAYVLIDEHPDSINFGDFAVAMNDGVPDARIYMIDVPASYHNGAGGLGFADGHAEIHKWLDARTKQRITGIFMSSSVQPTPGNVDMRYLSEHTSIRE from the coding sequence ATGCCCACCAAAACCAGCGCCGGGCGGAACGCTGAACCGCGTAGAGCATCGCGGTTTTTGGCTTTCGCATTCACCTTGATCGAGTTGCTGGTTGTCATTGCCATCATCGCTATTCTTGCTGGACTTCTGCTGCCGGTGTTGTCCAAGGCCAAGGAAAAGGCGAGAGGTCTCCAGTGTCTCAGCAACATGAAACAACTGACTCTCGCCTGGATCATGTATGCCGACGACCATGGCGGGAACCTTGTGACGAACGATTTAACGGCTACCGGTTCCGGCTGGGTCAGAGGAATTCTCGATTACAACGGCGGAAATCCCGACAACACCAACACGGTTTTCCTCACCGACCCGCAATACGCAAAGCTCGCGCCCTACACGGCGAAAACTGCCGGGATCTACAAATGCCCTTCGGACAAGAGCACCGTCACCATCAAAGGCGTGAGATATCCGCGCGTGCGCAGCATCTCGATGAGCCAGGCAATGAATTCACGCGACGACTGGATGAGTTATCTCACCGGCGCCAAATACCGCGTCTTCCGCAAACTCACTGACATCGACAAGATGGGTCATGCCAAGGCCTACGTGTTGATTGATGAGCATCCGGACAGCATTAACTTCGGTGACTTCGCGGTTGCAATGAACGACGGAGTCCCGGACGCACGGATTTACATGATCGATGTTCCGGCCAGCTATCATAACGGAGCGGGCGGGCTGGGTTTTGCCGATGGCCACGCCGAAATCCACAAGTGGCTGGACGCTCGAACCAAACAGCGGATCACCGGAATTTTCATGTCTTCCTCCGTGCAACCGACGCCGGGAAACGTGGACATGCGTTACCTGTCCGAGCACACGTCCATCCGTGAATGA